The Streptomyces sp. NBC_01276 genome contains the following window.
CACCTTCACCCTCTGCTCGGTGATCAGCTTCATCGTCGGTTTCGCGATGTTCGGTGCGATGGTCTACCTGCCGACCTTCCTCCAGATCGTGCGGGGCGTCTCGCCGACCATGTCGGGCGTCCACATGCTGCCGATGGTCTTCGGCCTCCTGATCGCCTCGACCGTCTCCGGGCAGATCGTCAGCCGCACCGGGCGGTGGAAGGTCTTCCCGATCGCCGGCACCGGCGTCACCGCCGTCGGACTGCTGCTCCTGCACCAGCTGGAACGCACCAGCTCCGACTGGCAGATGGGCGCCTCCTTCTTCGTCTTCGGCGCGGGCCTGGGCCTGGTCATGCAGGTACTCGTCCTCGTGGTGCAGAACGCGGTCGCTTACGCGGACCTCGGCGTCGCCACCTCCGGTGCCACGTTCTTCCGCTCCATCGGTGCCTCCTTCGGCGTCGCCATCTTCGGCACGATCTTCACCAACCGGCTCGGCGACCAGCTCTCCGCCGCCCTCGCCGGCGTCGCCCTGCCCCCCGGCCTGAGCGCACAGCAGCTGGAGGCCGACCCGCGGGCCATCGGCACGCTCCCGGCGAACCTCCAGCCCACCGTCCTCGACGCCTACTCCACGGCCATCACCGACGTCTTCCTCTACGCCGTGCCCGTGGTGCTGGTCGCCTTCGTCATCTCCTGGTTCCTGAAGGAGGACAAGCTCCGCGGCTCCGTCACCGCGCCCGACGTGACCGAGACCCTCGCCTCCAACCCCGTCGAGCGCTCCTCGCGCGACGAGGTCGCCCGCGCGCTGTGCGTGCTCGGCAGCCGTGAGGGCCGCCGCCACGTCTACGAGAAGATCACCGACAAGGCGGGCTACGACCTGCTCCCCGCCGCCAGCTGGCTGCTGCTGCGGATCAACAAGTACGGCTCCGCCGACCCGGCCGAGCTGGCGGAACGCACGGGGATCCCCCTCAAGGCCATCACCGACGCCGGCCGCCAGACCGAGGAACGCCGGCTCGCGGTCCGCGAGGGCCTCTCGCTGGTCCTGACCGACCGGGGACGGGAGGCCGCCGCCCGGCTCGCGGCCGCCCGGCAGGAGTCCCTCGCCGAGCTGCTGGGCGACTGGTGGGGTCCCGAGCGCCCGACCGACCTGACCGAACTCGTCGCGGAGATCAACCGGGAGCTGTGCGGTTCCGACGCCGAGGAGCCCTACGACACCCTCCCGCGCCGGGACCACGCCGCCCCCTGACCCGCCCGTCCCCGAGCCCGCGCCGGCGGTGGCGGTGGCTCACCCCAGGGACTTCTCGAACCAGTGCTCGGCGTACGGCCCGGACTTGTACGCCGGTATCTCGCGGTACCCGTGACGCGCGTACAGGGCGCGGGCCTCCACCAGGTCGCTGCGGGTGTCCAGGCGCACCCGCCCCGCGCCCAGCGCACGGGCGGCCCCCTCCAGCGCGGTGAGCAGGGCCGCCCCGCCGCCGGTGCCGCGGGCGAGCGGGTCGACGTAGACCCGGGTGAGCTCGGCGGTGGCCGGGTCGAGGAGGCGTATGCCGCCGCAGGCCAGGGGCCGCCCGTCGAGCCGGCCGACCACGAACTGCCCCGTGGGCGGGACGAGGGCGTCGGCCGGATCGTCCGCCAGCCCCTCGTCGACCTCGGCCTCGGTGGCGGGCCGGTCCCAGTACCGTCCGGCGACCTCCGCGTAGTAGGCGCGGCGCAGGGTGGTGGCGTCCGGCGTGCCGAAGGGCTCCGCCGTGACCTCCCACCCGGTGGGGGCCGTCGCGTCGATGATCAGGTGCTCGTTCATGGTGTCAGTGTGGAGCGTCTCCCGCCCTCCCCGCGTGGAATATCCACAGCCACGGGCCGATGATGAGGAAAGGTGTAAATAGGACCGACGGGGGATCACGTCAACGAGTCAACGGAGGATGTGAACGGTATGTCGGAGCACCCGGACTGTGCCCTGATCCGCCGCGGCTACGAGGCCTTCGGCAAGGGCGACATGGACACCCTGGGCACACTGATGACGGCCGACGTCATCCACCACATGCCCGGCAGCAGCCCACTGGCCGGCCACCACAAGGGCCGCGAAGCCGTCCTCGACCTCTACCGGCGGCTCGGCGAGGAGACCAACGGCACCTTCCGGGTCCGCCTGGAACGGGTCCTGGTGGACGGCCGCGGCCACGCGATGGCCTTCCACACCGCCCAGGGCGACCGCGGCGACCGGGGCATCGAGATCCACGAGGGCCTCTTCTTCACCATCGTCGGCGGCAAGATCACCGACATCGACCAGTGCACCCAGGACATCGACGAGAGCGACGCCTTCTGGAGCTGAGACCCGGACGCCCCTCCGGAGCCGAGCCCCGGACGGGCACACCCCGTGGGAACGCGAAGGGTCCGGGGCGGCACGCCGCCCCGGACCCTTCGCGCACGTCGGCGCAGGCGGCTCACGCCTGCTTCGGAGCCGCCTGCTGCACGACCTCGAAGGACCACACCTGGGACCCGGAAGCCGCGGGCTTCGGCCGCTCGCCACCACCGGCTCCGCCACCCGCACCACCCTGGTGCGCGGCCTTCATCGGCCCCTCCATCCACGCCTGGAAGTCCGCCTCCGAACGCCACCGCGTGTACACGAGGTACTGGTCGGTGCCCTCGATCGGCCGGAGCAGCTCGAACCACTCGAAACCGTCCGAACCCTCCACGGCCCCCGCCCGCGAGGCGAAGCGCTGCTCCAGGACCTCCCGCTGCTCGGCGGGAACGGTCAGTGCGTTGATCTTCACGATGCTCATGCACGCCATCCTAGGGATCCCGTGGGGGATATCGTCGTGCCCGGCAGGGATCCGGTGCACCGGGCGCGGCAGTCGGTCGAAGTCGAGGTTGCGGTCGACAGGGACGGGAGGACGGCGAGGCGTGGCTGACGCGGCGGAGCACGGCGGGGCCGATGGACATGCCGGGGTCATAGGCGGTGATGGCGGCCTCGGGGCCGCACGCCTCCTGCTGTGGGCGCTGGCGGCCGTGCTCGGAGTCAGGCAGGCCGCCGCCGTACTGAGCGTCCCGCCCGGCGAGTGGCTCAGCGGTCTGCACCTGCCCGGCGCCCCCGGAGTCCTGCCCGGCTCGCTCTACGACGCCGGCCGGTTCACCGGCACCCCCTTCGCCGGACTCGTCCTCAAACCGCTGGTCGGCCTGGCCACGCCGTCCCTGGAAGTGGCCTGGACCTGCGTCACCCTGCTGTCCGTCGCCGCGATCGGACTGGTCGCCGCACGCGGCCTGCCCGACCCCGTGCCCCGGCGCACCGCCCTGTTGGCCGCGCCCGTGCTGGTCGCGCTGATGATGGTCTCGCTGCCCGTCCGCGAGGCCGCCTCGCCCGGTCAGGCCGCCGTGCTGCCCGTGCTGCTGGTGCTGCTCGCGTTCTTCCGGGTACCCGGGGAGCGCCCCGCCGGGTTCCTCGTCGGACTCGCCGCGGCCCTCCAGCCGGCCCTGCTGCTGTTCGCCCCGCTGCTGTGGCTGACCGGACGCCGCCCCACCGCCAAGGCCGCCGCGCTGACCTTCGCCGGAGCCACCGCGCTGTCCTGGGCGTCACTGCCGCGCGACTCGTGGACGTACTGGGTCGAGCACCTGGCCGGCTCCGGCCTCGGCGGCGCCCCCGACGGACCCGCCAACCAGTCCGTCCACGGCGCCCTGTTGCGCCTGGGCCTCGGCGGCCCCGCCGAGATCCTCCTCTACGCCGCCCTCGCCACCGCGATCGCCTGCGTCGGCCTGCGCCGCGCGGCCCGCTACGCCCGCGACGGCCAGCTGCTGCTCGCCGTCGCCGTCACCGGGTGCGTCGCCGTCGCCGTGTCCCCGGACGGGTGGCGCCACCAGATGCTGTGGGTGCTGCTCGCGGTGGCCGGCCGGGTGGGCGAGCGGGCCGCCGACCGGCGGGTGTGGCCGGTGGCGGTGGTGCTCGCGATGACCCTGCCGAGCGCCGTGCTGCTGCCCAACATGGCCGCGCTGGCCCCCGTACGGGACAACGTGCCGCTCCTCGCGGCCCTGGCGGCGGCCTGCGTCGTGCCGTTCCTGCCGCGTTCGTCCCCGTACTGGCGCGAGCCCGTGCCCACGCGCTACGGGCGGCCCGCCGCCACGCGTTTCCCGCGCGTCCCGCTGCTGCCGTTCTGGCGCAAGGCGCTCTCCCGCCCCAACCTGCTGCTGGAATTGCTGCTGATACGGGTCGGCTACTCGCTCTACTCGCACATCCGGGCCGCCGCCCCCGCGAGCCGGTCCGTCGCCGAGGCCAACGGCAGCCGGATCCACGCGATCGAGCGGGCGCTCGGCATCGACATCGAACGCGCCGTCAACCGGGCCGTGGTGGACACGCCCTGGCTGGAGGCGTTCTTCAACTTCTACTACACGTCCTTCCACTTCGTGGTGCCGCTGGCCGTCCTCGCCGTGCTGTACCGGCGCAGCCCGGGGGACTACCGCTGGGCGCGGGCCTCGCTGGGCCTCGCCACCGTGATCGCCCTGGCCGGCTTCTGGCTGTACCCGCTCGCCCCGCCGCGGCTCATGCCGGACCTCGGTTTCGTCGACACCGTGCACGGCGTGCAGGACCTGGCGAACCCCTCGTACGGGGCGATGACCGCGATCTCCAACCAGTACGCGGCGATGCCGTCGCTGCACTTCGGCTGGTCGCTGTGGTGCGGAACGGTGATCGTGGCGCTCGCGCCCAAGGGCTGGCAGAAGCTGCTCGGCGCGCTGCACCCGCTGATCACGGTCTGCGCGATCGTGGCCACCGCGAACCACTGGGTCCTGGACGCGGTCGGCGGCGCGCTGGTCGTCGGCGCCGGGTTCGGGCTGGTCCACGTACTGTCCGGGCCGCGCGGCCTCCAGGTCAGCCTGCCGGGACAGCGCCCGGCGGCGGCAGCGGCCGGGGAGGCCGCCGCGGAGGCGGAAGCCGGTCGGAACGTACGGGCCCCCGCCCGGTCGGGGGGCACCTGAGGCCGGCCCCGCCGCGGCCGGCCGGCCCCGCCGCGCGCCACCCCGCCCCGCACCCGCCGCCCCGAACCGGCGCCCCGCCCCGCACCCGCCGCCCCGAACCGCCGCCCCGCCTACGGGCGTCGCCCCGGCCCGCTGCCCGAGCGGCGGCGCAGCAGCGCGCGCAGCGGGCCGGGGCTCTCGTACCCGACCCGCCGGGCCACCGCCGCGAGCGGCAGCGCGGTGGTGCGCAGCAGGTGTTCGGCCTGTTCCACCCGCAGGTCCTGGACCAGGCGGATCGGGGAGCAGCCGAGGGTGCGGGCCATCGTCCGCTGCAGGGTGCGCTCGCTGACGCCCAGGTCGCGGGCGGCTCCGGCGATGGACAGGGGTTCCGCGATCCGGGCCCGCACCCACTGCTCGAAGGCGGCGACCAGCGGGTCGTGACGGGCCATCGCGCCGGGGATCGCGTACGCGGCCTGCGAGGCCCGGTCGTCCACCACCAGGTAGTGCCGCACGAGGTCGGCCAGGGCCGGACTGCGCATCCCGACGACGGACAGCGCCAGGTCGAGGTGGCTGAACGCGGCGCCCGCCGTGGTGACCCCGTCCGAGGTGGTGACCATCCGGGCCTCCTCCAGCGTCACCCGGCGGTAGCGGTCGCGGAACACGGGGGCGAGCCACCAGCTCGTCGTGGCCCGCAGTCCGTCCAGCACCCCGGACTCGGCGAGCAGGAACGTTCCCGTGCAGGAGGAGGCGAGCGGGGTGCGGCGCTCGCGGGCCTCGGCGAGGAGCCGGCGCGCGGATCGGTGGGCGGGCGAGGCCACCGTCTCCAGCAGGGCGGCGGGGCGGCGCTCCATGAGGGCGGGCAGTACGAGGAGTCCGGCGTCCAGCGCGGTGGAGGCGGGTTCGGCGTCGATCCGGTGCCTGAGCCCCGTACGGACCCGCCGGCGCACGCCGACGGTGTGGATCTCGAAGGCCGGGGGCGCGGCTCCGGCGAGTTGCCCGCGCAGGGCGTTCGCGCAGTGCAGTACGTCCAGGACGGCCGAGATCCCGGAGTCGAAGACCCCGTCGAGGGCCAGTACGGCGATTCTCACGGGGGTCAGCCTACGGTCGCCGGGCCCGGACGGGCGCTGTCGGAAGTGATGCGGATGCTGCCGGATCCGTCACTCGTGCGTGCGGCGGGCCGGTGCCTAGGGTCGGTGCCATGACCACGTACGAGAACCTCACCGCCGAGGACACCCGCACCCGCACCCACACCTGGCGGCCGCGGCCCGAAACGACCCCCGAGATCCTGGGCATGAGCGGTCTGGACGTCCTGCGGGCGGCCCTTGAGGGCACGCTGCCCGCGGCCTCGATCATGAGCACCCTGGGTTTCCGCCTGACCGACGCGGGCGAGGGTTTCGCCGTCTTCGAGGGCGACCCGGGCGACCACCTGCTGAACCCGATGGGCACGGTCCACGGCGGGTTCCTCGCCACCCTGCTGGACTCGGCGCTCGGCTCCGCGGTGATGACGCGGCTCCCGGCCGGTACCGCCTACACCACGGTCCAGCTGGGCGTTCACATGATCCGTCCGGTGCTGGCGGACACCCCGCCGCTGCGCTGCGAGGGGAGCGCCCTGCACGTCGGGCGGACGACGGCCACCGCCGAGGCGCGCGTCGTGGGGACCCTCGACGGCAAGCTCTACGCGCACGGTACGACGACCTGCGCGATCCTGCGCACGGCCTGACCCGGCCCCCCGTCCAGGCCCCCGCGGGCGACGGACCGGACCCGGTCCCCCGCCGGGGCCCGGCCGGCGAGCGGCGCCCGCAACGGGCCGAAGGGGCGCCGGGGCAGTGGTGCCCCGGCGCCCCTTCGGTGGATCGCCGCGTCCTGTCAGGATCGGGCAGCCGCGGGGATCCCGCCACTCGGGCGCGGTGTCCCGGGCGGTGTCCTGGGCGATGACCGGCGGACGGCGGGGGCCGGGGCGTGGAAGGTGGACGGCCCCCGCCGCTCCGGACCACGGGTCAACCGGAGCTGACCCGGAGCTCCTTGATGCCGTTGAGCCAGGCAGCGCGCAGCCGGCGCGGGCCGGCGGCGGCCAGCCGCAGGTCGGGGAGGGCGTCGGCCAGGGCGTTGAAGATCAGCTCGATCTCCATGACGGCCAGGGACTTGCCGAGGCAGAAGTGCGGGCCGCCGCCGCCGAAGCCGAGGTGCGGGTTCGGGTCGCGGGTGATGTCGAAGACCTCGGGGTTCTCGAAGACCTCGGGGTCGTGGTTGGCGGAGGAGTAGAACATCCCCACCCGGTCGCCCGCCTTGATCTTCTGGCCGCCCAGCTCGGTGTCCTGGGTGGCGGTGCGCTGGAAGGAGACCACGGGGGTGGCCCAGCGCACGATCTCCTCCGCGGCCGTCGCCGGCCGGGTGGCCTTGTACAGCTCCCACTGTTCGGGGTGGGTGAGGAAGGCGTGCATGCCGTGGCTGATGGCGTTGCGGGTGGTCTCGTTGCCGGCGACCGCGAGCAGCAGCACGAAGAAGCCGAACTCGTCGGAGCGGAGGTTGCCCTCGCCCTCGGCGGCCACGAGCTGGGTGACGATGTCCTTGGCCGGGCATTCCTTGCGCGCGGCGGCCAGGTTCATCGCGTAGCCGATGAGTTCCACGGCCGCGTTGGAGCCGACCTCCTCGGTGATCGCGTACTCGGGGTCGTCGTAGGCGACCATCCTGTTCGACCATTCGAAGATCCTGGCCCGGTCCTCCTGCGGGACGCCGATCAGCTCGGCGATCGCCTGCAGCGGGAGTTCGCAGGCCACTTGGGTGACGAAGTCGAAGCTGCCGTCGTTGGAGGCGGCCACCGCCTCCTCGGCGATCTTCCGGGCCCGGTCGCGGAGGGCCGCTTCCAGGCCGCGGATGGCCCGGGGGGTGAAGCCCCGCTGCACGATCTGGCGTACGCGGGTGTGTTCCGGCGGGTCCATGTTCAGCATGATCAGGCGCTGGGCATCTATCTGCTCGCGCGGGATGTGCTCGTTGAAGCGGATGATCGCCGTATTGGTGGTGGAGGAGAACAGTTCCGGGTGCGTGGAGACGTACTTGACGTCCGCGTGGCGGGTGACGGCCCAGTAGCCCTCGTCGTCGAAGCCGGTGACGCCCCGCCGCTGCGGGCACCACCACACCGGCGCGGTCTGCCGCAGCCGGGCGAACTCCGGCAAGGGGACGCGGTCGTGGAGGAGGTCGGGGTCGGTGGCGTCGAAGCCGTCGGGCAGCTCGGGGCAGGGCATCGGGCGACTCCAAGGTCTGACGAGGGTCTGACGGCCCATCAGAAGTTGGCTCGAAGGTAGTAACGAGTTCTAGAAGTCACAAGGCCTCTCGCGCCACCTGTTGCGTGTGGAATCCGTGTAAGGCGCGTGCACGCCCCTTGCGTGCCGGGGGTTCGGGTCATAAGACTGCGGGGGAGAACTAGAACGCGTACTAGTTCAGGCGGGGCGCCGGGACGGCCCGCCGCGCCGGCGCCGTGCAGGATGTGCAGGAGAGGACGAGCTCATGGCCGCGGAACCCGTCATCGTCGAAGCCGTACGCACCCCCATCGGGAAACGCGGGGGAGCCCTGGCCAACCTCCATCCCGCCTACCTCCTCGGCGAGACCTACCGCGAGCTCCTCGCCCGTACGGCGATCCAGCCCGACTGCGTCGAGCAGATCGTCGGAGGCACCGTCACCCACGCGGGCGAGCAGTCGATGAACCCGGCCCGCAACGCCTGGCTCGCCATGGGGCTGCCCTACGAGACCGCTGCGACGACGGTGGACTGCCAGTGCGGCAGCTCCCAGCAGGCCAATCACATGGTCGCCAACATGATCTCCGGCGGGGTCATGGACATCGGCATAGCCTGCGGGGTCGAGGCCATGAGCCGGGTCCCGCTGGGCTCCGGATCCAAGCACGGGCCGGGCAAGCCCTTCCCCGACGAGTGGAACGTCGACCTCCCGAACCAGTTCGAGGCCGCCGAACGGATCGCCCGTCGCCGCGGGCTGACCCGCGAGGACGTCGACCGCCTCGGCGTCCTCTCCCAGGAGCGGGCCGCGGCCGCCTGGGCAGAGGAGCGCTTCAAGCGCGAGACCTTCGCCGTCCAGGTGCCGACCACCGAGGCCGAGCAGGCCGCCGGGCAGGGCATGTGGCGGCTGGTCGACCGGGACGAGGGGCTGCGCGACACCAGCATGGAGGGCCTGGCCCGGCTCAAGCCGGTCATGCCGACCGCCGTGCACACCGCCGGGAACTCCTCGCAGATCTCCGACGGCGCCGCCGCCGTGATGTGGGCCTCGCGCAAGATGGCCCGCGCGCTCAAGCTCAAGCCGCGCGCCCGGATCGTCGCCCAGACCCTGGTCGGCGCCGATCCGCACTACCACCTGGACGGGCCGATCGACGCGACGCGGGCCGTGCTGGGCAAGGCCGGGATGTCCCTGCGCGACATCGACCTCGTCGAGATCAACGAGGCCTTCGCCTCCGTCGTCCTCAGCTGGGCCCAGGTCTTCGACCAGGACCTGGAGAAGGTCAACGTCAACGGCGGCGGCATCGCGCTGGGCCACCCCGTCGGCGCCACCGGCGCCCGGCTGATCACCACCGCGCTGCACGAGCTGGAGCGGCGCGACAAGGAGTTCGCCCTGATCACCATGTGCGCGGGAGGCGCGCTGGCGACCGGGACGATCATCCAGCGCCTGTGAGTCCCGCAGGCGCCCACTGACCCCTTGGGATGGGACGCGCAAGGCCCCGGTGGCCGGACCTGGGGAGGCCGGCCACCGGGGCCTTCGTGTGTCCGCTGTCCACCGGTGGTTTAGTACCAGTGGTTGTTCTGCCAGAAGTTCCAGGCGCCGACGGGGCTGCCGTAGCGGGAGTTCATGTAGTCCAGGCCCCACTTGATCTGGGTGGCCGGGTTGGACTTCCAGTCCGAGCCCGCCGAGGCCATCTTCGAGGCCGGCAGGGCCTGGACCAGGCCGTAGGCGCCCGAGGAGGCGTTCGTGGCGGTGAAGTCCCAGCCGCTCTCGTGAGAGACGATCTTGTCGAAGGCCGCGAACTGCGCCGGGTCCTTGATCATCTGCTGCGCGATCGCCTTGGCGTTCATCGGGGCGGCCTGCGCGGGAACCGTGGCCAGCATCGAACCGGCGACACCCAGGGCGAGGACGGTACCCGCGAGGGTCTTCTTCGAAGCGGCGATGCGGCGGATGACGGCGTTGGACACGGAGGAACCTTCCGAAGGGGACAAGGACCGTCGCGGGCACGCCGAAGACGTGCGTGAACCACTCACGCAGAAGCAGAGGGGATCCTGGGCGGCGGGTGAAGCACCCGTGCCGCCCGGCGACCCATCCAGTTCTACCGACGCCCCGACCGCCTGGCAAAGACCCCGCCTACTACACACCCTCGCAGGAGGGGCCCCGCGAACCCGGCACGAAAGCGGCCGAGGAGCGGACACGCCGGGCCTTCACCGCCTACTACCCCGCTTCGTATGTGACCTGCGTCCTATGGGACGGCTCACCGCCGGACCCCCCGGATCTCACCGATCGTGACCGGCCGTATCCCCCTCGGGGAGGGGATCCGGGGCGCAAACGCCCTCCCGCCCGAAGGAGACGGGGGCGTCGAAGGCGGCCTTCCGCGTGGCCCGCCGCAGCGCCTTCAGCAGGGTGGCCCCCAGGGCGAGGGTCAGGACGACGGTCAGCGCCGCCCGCCCCAGGTCCCAGCCCAGCGAGGTCGCCAGGCAGTACGCGACGAAACGCGCCAGGTTCTGCGCCACCGGGTCGCCCGGGTGGAAGGAGACCCCCTGGCCCATGCCCTGCAGGAGCACCCAGCCCTGGAGGTTCATGACCGTGCCGTACGCGAACGAGCCCAGGAACCCGTACGCCGCCAGCATCGCCAGCTCGGCCCGCCCCCGGATCCTCTCCGGGCCGGGCAGCAGCCCGGCGCCGAGTGAGAACCAGCCCAGAGCCAGCATCTGGAACGGCATCCACGGCCCGACCCCGCCGGTGAGCAGGGCCGACGCGAACATGGTGACGGAGCCCAGGACGAAGCCGAATCCCGGCCCGAGGACCCGGCCGCTGAGCACCATCAGGAAGAACATCGGCTCCAGGCCGGCCGTGCCCGCGCCGAGCGGCCTCAGGGCCGCCCCCACGGCGGCGAGCACGCCCAGCATCGCCACCGCCTTGGCGTCCATCCCCTGGTCCGCGATGGTCGCCACGACCACCGCCACCAGCAGGGGCAGCAGCGCCGCGAACAGCCACGGGGCGTCCTGGGAGTGGGCCAGGCCCGACTGGCGGTCGGCCAGCAGGGGCCAGCCGAAGGCGGCGATGCCGATCAGGGTGACGAGGACCAGGGCCGCGGCGGCACGCGGACCGACACGGACGGGGCGGCCGTGGCGGAGGGGGCGGGCCGGGCGGGCGGTGTCCGCGAGGCCGGGGCGAGGGTGGCCGTCCGGGAGGCCGGGGGCGGGGCGGTTCACGGGGTTCCTTCGAGGGCCGCGGCCACCTGGGACACCGTGAGCCAGTGCCCCGGGGCCAGGATCTTGGCCACCTGCGGGGCGAAGGCGGGGGAGGAGACGACGACCTCGGCCGTCGGGCCGTCCGCGACGACCTCGCCGCCCGCCAGGATCACCACCCGGTCGGCCAGCTCGGCCGCCAGCTCCACGTCGTGCGTGGCCAGCACGATGGCGTGCCCGTCCGCCGCGAGCCCGCGCAGCAACCCGACCAGCCGCGCCTTGGCCGCGTAGTCCAGCCCGCGGGTGGGTTCGTCGAGGAGGAGCAGGGCCGGCCGGCCGGTCAGGACCAGGGCGAGGGCCAGGGTCAGCCGCTGGCCCTCGGACAGGTCCCGGGGGTGGGTGTCGTCCGGTACGCCGGGCAGCAGGGCCGCGACCAGGTCACGGCAGGTCCCGGGGGCGGCGCCGGCGTCGGCGTCGGCCGCGGCGCACTCGGCGGAAACGGTGTCGGCGTAGAGGAGGTCGCGCGGCTCCTGGGGGACCAGGCCCACCCGGCGCACCATCTCCCGCGGCGGGGTGCGGTGGGGCGCACGGCCGGCGACGGTCACCTCTCCGGCCGCGGGGGCCAGGGTGCCGATCAGGGCTGCGAGGAGGGTGGACTTGCCGGCGCCGTTGCGGCCCATCAGGGCGACGGTCTCGCCGGGGGCGACCGAGAGGGTGACGTCCCGGAGCACCTCGGCACGTGCGCCGCGGCGCACGGAGAGGTTCCGCACGACGGCGGCCGGAGCGGCAGCGGCGGCCGACGGGTCGGCCGCGCCGGTCACGGGGGCGGGGCGGCGCCCGCGCAGCCGGGCGAACAGACCGGTGCCGGAGCGCCGGGTTCCCCCCTCCGGGGCCGGAACGGCGCGGTCCGGACCGACACCCTGGGCCGGGACGTGCGCCCCGGGCGCCGCCGGATCCCCGGCGTCCGGGGCTCCGGGGAGCAGCCGCCCGGGCTGCCCCGAGGCCGCCCGCGGCTCCGCCGCCGTGCCGGGCGCGGGATGCGGGGCGGGTCCTCCGGGCCGGGGCGGTCGCGCGGCAGGAGCGGCTCCGGCCAGGCGGGACCTCAGCGGAGCGGCCGCGCGGCGGGCGTCACGGACGGACAGCGGCAGGGGGGACCAGCCCGCCAGCCGGCCGAGGGAGACCACCGGGGGATGGACGGGGGAGACGGCCATGATCTCGGCC
Protein-coding sequences here:
- a CDS encoding ECF transporter S component, with the protein product MVLVTLIGIAAFGWPLLADRQSGLAHSQDAPWLFAALLPLLVAVVVATIADQGMDAKAVAMLGVLAAVGAALRPLGAGTAGLEPMFFLMVLSGRVLGPGFGFVLGSVTMFASALLTGGVGPWMPFQMLALGWFSLGAGLLPGPERIRGRAELAMLAAYGFLGSFAYGTVMNLQGWVLLQGMGQGVSFHPGDPVAQNLARFVAYCLATSLGWDLGRAALTVVLTLALGATLLKALRRATRKAAFDAPVSFGREGVCAPDPLPEGDTAGHDR
- a CDS encoding ABC transporter ATP-binding protein; the encoded protein is MIRFEQVSVTYDGAAHPSLRDADFTLPEGELTLLVGPSGVGKSTLLGAVSGLVPHFTGGTLRGRVTVAGRDTRTHRPRELADVVGTVGQDPPAHFVTDVVEDELAYGMESLGLPPAVMRRRVEETLDLLGLNELRDRPIATLSGGQQQRVAIGSVLTPHPKVLVLDEPTSALDPAAAEEVLAVLQRLVHDLGTTVLMAEHRLERVVQYADRVLLLPSPGAAPVVGTPAEIMAVSPVHPPVVSLGRLAGWSPLPLSVRDARRAAAPLRSRLAGAAPAARPPRPGGPAPHPAPGTAAEPRAASGQPGRLLPGAPDAGDPAAPGAHVPAQGVGPDRAVPAPEGGTRRSGTGLFARLRGRRPAPVTGAADPSAAAAAPAAVVRNLSVRRGARAEVLRDVTLSVAPGETVALMGRNGAGKSTLLAALIGTLAPAAGEVTVAGRAPHRTPPREMVRRVGLVPQEPRDLLYADTVSAECAAADADAGAAPGTCRDLVAALLPGVPDDTHPRDLSEGQRLTLALALVLTGRPALLLLDEPTRGLDYAAKARLVGLLRGLAADGHAIVLATHDVELAAELADRVVILAGGEVVADGPTAEVVVSSPAFAPQVAKILAPGHWLTVSQVAAALEGTP
- a CDS encoding transglycosylase SLT domain-containing protein, coding for MSNAVIRRIAASKKTLAGTVLALGVAGSMLATVPAQAAPMNAKAIAQQMIKDPAQFAAFDKIVSHESGWDFTATNASSGAYGLVQALPASKMASAGSDWKSNPATQIKWGLDYMNSRYGSPVGAWNFWQNNHWY
- a CDS encoding steroid 3-ketoacyl-CoA thiolase codes for the protein MAAEPVIVEAVRTPIGKRGGALANLHPAYLLGETYRELLARTAIQPDCVEQIVGGTVTHAGEQSMNPARNAWLAMGLPYETAATTVDCQCGSSQQANHMVANMISGGVMDIGIACGVEAMSRVPLGSGSKHGPGKPFPDEWNVDLPNQFEAAERIARRRGLTREDVDRLGVLSQERAAAAWAEERFKRETFAVQVPTTEAEQAAGQGMWRLVDRDEGLRDTSMEGLARLKPVMPTAVHTAGNSSQISDGAAAVMWASRKMARALKLKPRARIVAQTLVGADPHYHLDGPIDATRAVLGKAGMSLRDIDLVEINEAFASVVLSWAQVFDQDLEKVNVNGGGIALGHPVGATGARLITTALHELERRDKEFALITMCAGGALATGTIIQRL